In Roseomonas fluvialis, one genomic interval encodes:
- a CDS encoding NAD-dependent epimerase/dehydratase family protein — MQDWPTTIADEDSLEEVLSRPDPALVTDLAAVPGDILVLGAAGKMGPTLCRLAKRADPSRRVIAVARWSEEGLRARMKSWGIECLAADLTDRAALAALPDAPNVVFMAARKFGSTGNEALTWAMNVLLPAMVAERWAASRIVFFSTGNVLPLVPVGSGGATEDTPPSPIGDYAASCLGRERVFQHAAASRGTPCFGIRLNYAIDLRYGVLHDIACKVRDGVPVPVTMGHANVIWQGDANAWTLRALRHASTDCPILNVTGPETVSVRQVAGAFAQRLGRDAMFNGSEAPDALLSNAARAFALFGYPRVPLARMLDWVAGWVAQGGRSLGKATKFEVRDGRF, encoded by the coding sequence GTGCAGGATTGGCCCACCACCATCGCCGACGAGGATTCGCTGGAGGAGGTGCTGTCGCGCCCCGATCCCGCGCTGGTGACGGACCTCGCTGCCGTGCCCGGGGACATCCTGGTGCTGGGAGCGGCGGGCAAGATGGGGCCGACGCTGTGCCGCCTGGCGAAGCGCGCCGACCCGTCGCGGCGCGTCATCGCGGTGGCGCGCTGGTCCGAGGAAGGGCTGCGCGCGCGCATGAAATCCTGGGGCATCGAATGCCTGGCCGCCGACCTCACCGACCGCGCGGCGCTGGCGGCGCTGCCCGATGCGCCCAATGTCGTGTTCATGGCGGCGCGCAAATTCGGCAGCACGGGCAACGAGGCACTGACCTGGGCGATGAACGTGCTGCTGCCGGCGATGGTGGCGGAACGCTGGGCTGCCTCGCGAATCGTGTTCTTTTCCACGGGCAACGTGCTGCCGCTGGTGCCCGTGGGCTCGGGCGGCGCCACCGAGGACACGCCGCCCTCGCCGATCGGCGACTACGCGGCATCCTGCCTGGGGCGCGAAAGGGTATTCCAGCACGCTGCGGCCTCGCGCGGCACGCCGTGCTTCGGCATCCGGCTGAACTACGCGATCGACCTGCGCTATGGCGTGCTGCACGACATCGCCTGCAAGGTCCGCGACGGCGTGCCGGTGCCGGTGACGATGGGCCATGCCAACGTGATCTGGCAGGGCGATGCGAATGCCTGGACGCTGCGCGCGCTGCGTCATGCGTCGACGGACTGCCCGATCCTGAATGTGACGGGACCGGAGACGGTGAGCGTGCGGCAGGTGGCAGGCGCATTCGCGCAGCGGCTGGGGCGCGACGCGATGTTCAACGGTAGCGAGGCGCCGGACGCACTGCTGTCCAACGCCGCGCGCGCCTTCGCGCTGTTCGGCTATCCGCGCGTGCCGCTGGCACGGATGCTCGACTGGGTGGCGGGCTGGGTCGCGCAG
- a CDS encoding murein transglycosylase A: MIRVGSPGHGINAAAILLLGMLAATGAPAQHGGATAEPEARPAEEPQPPPLLRRITFEDLPGWAADTHHDALPALQASCAALRPMRPDFVLGGQADAALRAGTAASWQGLCLELRALERALPRPPRAGSGRAHDRRVAAWLAERHQAVRQFLEAHFEPFAAGTGIMTGYYEPILRGAVEPSEVFRTPLHSRPPELVEQPVPGNPLRRRFGMMVEGRMEPFHDRAAIDTGALAGRGLELVWVDDPADAFFLHIQGSGRVVLPDGEVVRVGYAGHNGRGYVAIGRLLIERGEIPREQMSMQAIRAWLANAGHERATELLRGNPSYVFFRRVEGLTLEQGPIGAMGVPLTPQRSVAVDRAFIPLGAPMWVMVKDPLARRDTPPVGRLVVAQDTGGAIRGPARTDFFQGWGPEAGERAGRMRDEAEVFVLLPRAAQEATAQAQ; encoded by the coding sequence ATGATCAGGGTGGGATCGCCCGGCCACGGCATCAACGCCGCGGCCATCCTGTTGCTTGGCATGCTGGCCGCCACGGGCGCGCCGGCCCAGCACGGCGGCGCCACGGCCGAACCCGAGGCGCGCCCGGCCGAGGAGCCGCAGCCCCCGCCCCTTCTGCGGCGCATCACCTTCGAGGACCTGCCCGGCTGGGCGGCCGACACGCACCACGATGCGCTGCCCGCGCTGCAGGCAAGCTGTGCGGCACTGCGGCCGATGCGCCCGGACTTCGTGCTGGGCGGACAGGCCGATGCGGCGCTGCGGGCCGGCACGGCGGCGTCGTGGCAGGGACTGTGCCTCGAGTTGCGGGCGCTCGAACGGGCCTTGCCGCGCCCGCCGCGCGCGGGGTCCGGCCGCGCCCATGATCGCCGCGTGGCCGCCTGGCTGGCGGAACGCCACCAGGCGGTGCGGCAGTTCCTGGAAGCGCATTTCGAACCCTTCGCCGCCGGTACGGGCATCATGACCGGCTACTACGAACCCATCCTGCGCGGCGCCGTCGAACCCAGCGAGGTGTTCCGCACTCCGCTGCACAGCCGCCCGCCCGAGCTGGTCGAACAACCCGTGCCCGGCAACCCGCTGCGCCGCCGCTTCGGCATGATGGTCGAGGGCCGAATGGAGCCCTTCCACGACCGCGCCGCAATCGACACCGGCGCACTGGCAGGCCGAGGGCTCGAACTGGTCTGGGTGGACGACCCGGCGGACGCCTTCTTCCTGCACATCCAGGGGTCCGGGCGCGTGGTGCTGCCGGACGGCGAGGTGGTGCGCGTCGGCTACGCCGGCCACAACGGGCGCGGCTATGTCGCGATCGGCCGGCTGCTGATCGAACGGGGAGAGATCCCGCGCGAGCAGATGTCGATGCAGGCGATCCGCGCCTGGCTCGCGAACGCCGGGCATGAGCGCGCGACCGAGCTGCTGCGCGGCAACCCGTCCTACGTGTTCTTCCGGCGCGTCGAGGGGCTGACGCTGGAGCAGGGGCCGATCGGCGCCATGGGCGTGCCGCTGACGCCGCAGCGCAGCGTTGCAGTAGACCGCGCCTTCATCCCACTCGGCGCACCGATGTGGGTGATGGTGAAGGACCCGCTGGCGCGGCGCGACACGCCGCCGGTGGGGCGCCTGGTGGTGGCGCAGGATACCGGCGGGGCGATCCGCGGCCCTGCGCGCACCGACTTCTTCCAGGGCTGGGGGCCGGAGGCCGGCGAACGCGCCGGGCGCATGCGCGACGAGGCGGAGGTCTTCGTTCTGCTGCCGCGCGCCGCGCAGGAAGCAACGGCACAGGCGCAGTAG
- a CDS encoding Tim44/TimA family putative adaptor protein, translating to MTGGLPIDLILFAMVAAFLVLRLRSVLGRRTGFERPPEAVPAPQPREADVVPLPTPAGAARRGLPDQRSPVGQALMRIRGVDPAFDPAAFLGGAEGAFRMIVTAFAAGDRETLRNLLSDEAYGGFEGAITQREAAGETQRTELRSIQDMAIEEAELRGSIADITVRIVSDQVNLTIARDGSITAGAEAVTEIIDLWTFQRDVAGSDPTWKLVGTRSA from the coding sequence ATGACTGGCGGCTTGCCGATCGACCTGATCCTGTTTGCGATGGTTGCAGCCTTCCTGGTGCTGCGCCTGCGCAGCGTGCTCGGCCGCCGGACCGGATTCGAGCGCCCGCCCGAGGCCGTGCCTGCGCCCCAGCCGCGCGAGGCCGACGTCGTGCCCCTTCCCACCCCGGCGGGCGCCGCACGCCGTGGCCTGCCGGACCAGCGCAGCCCGGTGGGCCAGGCGCTGATGCGTATCCGTGGCGTCGACCCGGCCTTCGACCCCGCCGCCTTCCTGGGGGGCGCCGAGGGCGCCTTCCGCATGATCGTGACGGCCTTCGCCGCCGGCGACCGCGAGACGCTGCGCAACCTCCTCTCCGACGAGGCCTATGGCGGCTTCGAAGGCGCCATCACGCAGCGCGAGGCGGCCGGCGAGACGCAGCGCACGGAACTGCGGTCGATCCAGGACATGGCGATCGAAGAAGCGGAACTGCGCGGCAGCATCGCGGACATCACGGTGCGCATCGTCTCCGACCAGGTGAACCTGACCATCGCGCGCGACGGGTCGATCACCGCGGGGGCCGAGGCTGTGACCGAGATCATCGACCTCTGGACCTTCCAGCGCGACGTTGCGGGCTCCGATCCCACCTGGAAGCTGGTGGGAACCCGGTCCGCCTAA
- a CDS encoding histidine phosphatase family protein, producing the protein MILLRHGQSEFNLLFTQTRKDPGIVDPVLTPLGHEQAAEAAKMLATEDIRRILVSPYRRAIQTALPAARRLGLKLTVTPLVRERYAFTCDIGSPATELRMTFPDVDLAHIDEVWWPPQEEPADQVEARAALFRAEMAALDDWAHTLVVTHWGFVMALTGLSVANGQILRVDPTEPAPALVPWKHH; encoded by the coding sequence ATGATCCTGCTCCGCCACGGACAGAGCGAGTTCAACCTGCTGTTCACCCAGACCCGGAAGGACCCGGGCATCGTCGACCCGGTGCTGACACCGCTTGGCCACGAGCAGGCGGCCGAGGCGGCGAAGATGCTCGCGACCGAGGATATCCGCCGCATCCTGGTCTCCCCCTATCGACGCGCGATCCAGACCGCGCTGCCCGCGGCGCGGCGTCTGGGCCTGAAGCTTACCGTGACCCCGCTGGTGCGCGAGCGCTATGCCTTCACCTGCGACATTGGCAGCCCGGCCACCGAACTGCGCATGACCTTCCCCGATGTCGACCTCGCGCACATCGACGAGGTCTGGTGGCCCCCGCAGGAGGAACCGGCCGACCAGGTCGAGGCCCGCGCCGCGCTGTTCCGCGCCGAGATGGCGGCGCTGGACGACTGGGCGCATACGCTGGTCGTCACGCATTGGGGCTTCGTGATGGCGCTGACGGGACTGAGCGTGGCGAACGGCCAGATCCTGCGGGTGGACCCGACCGAGCCCGCGCCGGCCCTGGTGCCCTGGAAACATCACTGA
- a CDS encoding Tim44 domain-containing protein, protein MRRPAFLLTAMAALALVLTPVLAEARPGGGGSSGSRGSRTYSAPPPTQTAPGAAQRMDRTATQPGTPATTAAATRPGMAGAAAPNRGFFGSFGGALLMGGLIGGLLGFGLFGGGAGFGAILGMLLQVALIGGLIFLVVRLVRGRRQQPAMAGGPQGYAFQGQPEPKQFGGAGGMKAAPAAAPVAIGPEDYQGFERTLVEVNAAWSKRDLTALRAVATPEMVSYFAQDMRDLEARNWRNETRDVRLEQGDLAEAWHEDGEDYATVAMRFSLLDATFDNATNKVVEGSTTQRTEATEVWTFVRKGPGGRWMLSAIQQTAAA, encoded by the coding sequence ATGCGCCGACCCGCTTTCCTGCTGACCGCGATGGCCGCCCTGGCCCTGGTCCTGACGCCCGTGCTGGCCGAGGCGCGGCCAGGCGGCGGCGGTTCCTCGGGCAGCCGCGGCAGCCGCACCTATTCCGCGCCGCCGCCCACCCAGACCGCGCCGGGCGCCGCCCAGCGCATGGACCGCACGGCAACGCAGCCGGGCACGCCGGCCACCACCGCGGCCGCGACGCGCCCCGGCATGGCCGGCGCCGCCGCGCCCAACCGCGGCTTCTTCGGGTCCTTCGGCGGCGCGCTGCTGATGGGCGGTCTGATCGGCGGCCTGCTCGGCTTCGGACTGTTCGGCGGCGGTGCCGGCTTCGGCGCCATCCTGGGCATGCTGCTGCAGGTCGCGCTGATCGGCGGGCTGATCTTCCTGGTGGTGCGTCTCGTGCGTGGCCGCCGGCAGCAGCCGGCGATGGCCGGCGGGCCGCAGGGCTATGCCTTCCAGGGCCAGCCGGAGCCGAAGCAGTTCGGCGGCGCGGGCGGCATGAAGGCCGCGCCGGCCGCCGCGCCGGTCGCGATCGGCCCCGAGGACTACCAGGGCTTCGAGCGCACGCTGGTCGAGGTGAACGCCGCCTGGTCGAAGCGCGATCTTACGGCCCTGCGCGCCGTGGCGACGCCCGAGATGGTGTCCTACTTCGCGCAGGACATGCGCGACCTCGAGGCGCGCAACTGGCGCAACGAGACGCGCGACGTGCGCCTCGAGCAGGGCGACCTGGCCGAGGCCTGGCACGAGGATGGCGAGGACTACGCCACCGTGGCGATGCGGTTCTCGCTGTTGGACGCGACCTTCGACAACGCCACCAACAAGGTGGTCGAGGGCAGCACGACGCAGCGCACCGAAGCGACCGAGGTCTGGACCTTCGTGCGCAAAGGTCCGGGCGGGCGCTGGATGCTCTCGGCGATCCAGCAGACCGCCGCAGCCTGA
- a CDS encoding alpha/beta fold hydrolase: MLAWIGAGLLLLVIGAAMWLYTPDEDPAVLRAAHAGPPSDFVDVAGLRLHIRDTGPRDGPAVLMLHGFGSSLHTWDGWAALLSDRFRVLRIDLPGFALTGPDPTGDYSDARASVVLAALLDRLGIAQADVVGNSMGGRIAWKFALAEPARVRRLVLVAPDGFASPGRPYGAPEPVPAVVHLLPWMMPRSMVRATLAPAYADATRMTDADVDRAHALLRAPGVRPAILARMSQHVLEDPRPLLPRLTQPVLLLWGEQDRLIPASHGQDWLAVLSRAELVVLPGLGHVPQEEAPEVSLRPVRAFLER, encoded by the coding sequence GTGCTCGCCTGGATTGGTGCCGGGCTTCTTCTGCTGGTGATCGGTGCGGCCATGTGGCTCTACACACCCGACGAGGACCCCGCCGTGCTGCGGGCGGCGCATGCCGGCCCGCCCTCGGACTTCGTCGATGTCGCCGGGCTGCGGCTGCACATCCGCGACACCGGACCGCGCGACGGCCCCGCGGTGCTGATGCTGCACGGCTTCGGGTCCAGCCTGCACACCTGGGACGGCTGGGCAGCGCTGCTGTCCGACCGCTTCCGCGTGCTGCGCATCGACCTGCCCGGCTTCGCGCTGACCGGCCCGGACCCGACCGGCGACTATTCCGATGCGCGCGCATCCGTGGTGCTGGCGGCGCTGCTGGACCGGCTCGGCATCGCGCAGGCCGATGTGGTGGGCAATTCCATGGGCGGGCGGATCGCGTGGAAATTCGCGCTGGCCGAACCCGCGCGTGTGCGGCGCCTGGTGCTGGTGGCCCCGGACGGCTTCGCCAGCCCTGGCCGCCCCTATGGTGCGCCGGAGCCGGTGCCGGCGGTGGTGCATCTGCTGCCCTGGATGATGCCGCGCAGCATGGTGCGCGCGACACTCGCCCCTGCCTATGCCGATGCGACCCGCATGACGGACGCCGATGTGGACCGCGCCCATGCCCTGCTGCGCGCGCCCGGCGTGCGCCCGGCCATCCTCGCGCGCATGTCCCAGCATGTGCTCGAGGACCCGCGCCCCCTGCTGCCCCGCCTGACGCAGCCAGTGCTGCTGCTGTGGGGCGAACAGGACCGGCTGATCCCGGCAAGCCACGGCCAGGACTGGCTGGCGGTGCTGTCGCGCGCGGAGCTTGTGGTGCTGCCCGGCCTCGGCCACGTGCCGCAGGAGGAAGCGCCCGAGGTCTCGCTCAGGCCGGTGCGGGCGTTCCTGGAACGCTGA
- a CDS encoding RraA family protein: MTIGFRIAPVTQRVAPDLCARALKLPAANIGDVMNRIQTMRGGMRPFGGRKVIAGPAFTVKARSGDNLLLHRACDMAEPGDIIVGDGAGDLSIALMGELMIGHAQKRGVQGIVLDGAVRDVDALAAMDIGVWACGATPSGPYKDGPGEIGHPIACGGQVVMPGDLIVADADGVVVVPRAHAAEVIAAAEAHNAKEQRAQAAIDAGTYDRAWVLEALRAKGCEGA; this comes from the coding sequence ATGACCATCGGATTCCGCATCGCCCCCGTGACGCAGCGCGTCGCCCCCGACCTGTGCGCCCGCGCGCTGAAGCTGCCAGCGGCCAATATCGGCGACGTGATGAACCGCATCCAGACGATGCGCGGTGGGATGCGCCCGTTCGGCGGCCGCAAGGTCATCGCGGGGCCGGCCTTCACCGTGAAGGCGCGTTCGGGCGACAACCTGCTGCTGCACCGCGCCTGCGACATGGCCGAACCGGGCGACATCATCGTGGGCGACGGCGCGGGTGATCTGTCCATCGCGCTGATGGGCGAACTCATGATCGGCCACGCGCAGAAACGCGGCGTGCAGGGCATCGTGCTGGATGGCGCGGTGCGCGATGTCGATGCGCTGGCCGCCATGGATATCGGCGTCTGGGCCTGTGGCGCAACACCGTCTGGCCCCTACAAGGACGGCCCCGGCGAGATCGGCCACCCGATCGCCTGCGGCGGCCAGGTGGTGATGCCGGGCGACCTGATCGTTGCCGATGCCGACGGCGTGGTGGTGGTCCCGCGCGCGCATGCCGCCGAGGTCATCGCCGCCGCCGAGGCGCACAACGCCAAGGAACAGCGCGCCCAGGCCGCGATCGATGCCGGCACATACGACCGCGCCTGGGTGCTGGAAGCGCTCCGCGCCAAGGGCTGCGAGGGCGCCTGA
- a CDS encoding diacylglycerol/lipid kinase family protein: MRRKRLPRRYVIIAQRRRRRIATVALPEALPMPPRMLIVFNPAAGARRRRRLLAALDLLRGLALRPEVAETTHRGHAVGLARAAAQDGVGVVVAAGGDGTIAEVAAGLSGSDSALGVLPLGTANVLALELGLPRSPAGAAAVLAMGRTALLHPGLAHHADGRELLFVQMLGAGFDAAVVHRLAPGLKRAIGKGAYVWQTLREMPRYPFAPIRCVIDGRDAHAASVIVTKGRLYAGRFLLAPGADPRAEGFHVVLFRDSGALAALRYGAALPLGLLSRLRSVEIRRATQIRFDGTGIPAQADGDAAGCLPVTIGPAPKPMRIVVP, encoded by the coding sequence ATGCGGCGCAAGCGCCTGCCGCGCCGGTATGTCATCATCGCGCAACGCCGCCGTCGCCGAATCGCCACCGTCGCGCTGCCAGAAGCCCTGCCGATGCCACCGCGCATGCTCATCGTCTTCAATCCCGCCGCCGGGGCGCGCCGCCGCCGCCGGCTGCTGGCCGCGCTCGACCTGCTGCGCGGCCTGGCGTTGCGGCCCGAGGTCGCGGAGACCACGCATCGCGGCCATGCCGTCGGCCTCGCGCGCGCAGCGGCGCAGGACGGTGTCGGCGTCGTGGTCGCCGCCGGCGGGGATGGAACCATCGCCGAGGTCGCAGCCGGGCTGTCGGGATCGGACAGCGCGCTCGGCGTGCTGCCGCTTGGCACGGCCAATGTTCTGGCGCTTGAGCTCGGCCTGCCGCGCAGCCCGGCCGGCGCGGCGGCGGTGCTGGCCATGGGCCGCACCGCGCTGCTGCATCCGGGCCTGGCGCACCATGCCGACGGGCGGGAACTGCTGTTCGTGCAGATGCTGGGCGCGGGCTTCGACGCCGCCGTGGTGCACCGTCTCGCGCCGGGGCTGAAGCGTGCCATCGGCAAGGGCGCCTATGTCTGGCAGACCCTGCGCGAGATGCCGCGCTACCCCTTCGCGCCGATCCGCTGCGTGATCGACGGGCGGGACGCGCACGCCGCCAGCGTCATCGTCACCAAGGGCCGGCTCTATGCCGGTCGCTTCCTGCTCGCGCCCGGCGCCGACCCACGCGCGGAGGGCTTCCACGTCGTGCTGTTCCGCGATTCCGGCGCGCTGGCCGCGCTGCGCTACGGCGCGGCCCTGCCGCTCGGCCTGCTGTCGCGGCTGCGCAGCGTCGAAATTCGCCGCGCGACGCAGATACGGTTCGACGGCACGGGCATCCCCGCGCAGGCGGATGGCGATGCGGCGGGCTGCCTGCCGGTCACGATCGGGCCCGCGCCGAAGCCGATGCGTATCGTCGTGCCCTGA
- a CDS encoding UDP-2,3-diacylglucosamine diphosphatase yields the protein MHETTARRRYRSIFLSDVHLGTKGSRCDFLVDFLKRVECDRLYLVGDIVDGWRLRRSWYWDADHDEAIRLILRMARHGTEVVYIPGNHDEMLRDWLGFEFAGVKLLREAEHVAADGRHFLVIHGDEFDGVIRYAKVIAHLGDWAYDWALFLNRWFNAARRRLGYPYWSLSQWLKRQVKEAVKAIDRFETALANEAKRRGMDGVICGHIHHAEMRTVQGVLYMNDGDWVESCTALVEHADGRFELVDWVQENRLSYARAPKRAAAPVPVS from the coding sequence ATGCACGAGACCACTGCGCGCCGCCGCTATCGCAGCATCTTCCTGTCGGACGTGCATCTCGGCACCAAGGGATCGCGCTGCGACTTCCTGGTGGATTTTCTGAAGCGGGTGGAGTGCGACCGGCTGTACCTGGTGGGCGACATCGTCGATGGCTGGCGGCTGCGCCGATCCTGGTACTGGGATGCCGACCATGACGAGGCGATCCGCCTGATCCTGCGCATGGCGCGCCACGGCACCGAGGTGGTCTACATCCCCGGCAACCATGACGAGATGCTGCGCGACTGGCTCGGCTTCGAATTCGCCGGCGTGAAGCTGCTGCGCGAGGCGGAGCACGTCGCCGCCGACGGGCGCCACTTCCTGGTGATCCATGGCGACGAGTTCGACGGCGTCATCCGCTACGCCAAGGTGATCGCGCATCTGGGCGACTGGGCCTACGACTGGGCGCTGTTCCTGAACCGCTGGTTCAACGCGGCGCGGCGGCGCCTGGGATATCCCTACTGGTCGCTGTCGCAATGGCTGAAGCGCCAGGTGAAGGAGGCGGTCAAGGCGATCGACCGCTTCGAGACCGCGCTGGCCAACGAAGCGAAGCGGCGCGGCATGGACGGCGTGATCTGCGGCCATATCCACCATGCCGAGATGCGCACCGTGCAGGGCGTGCTCTACATGAACGATGGCGACTGGGTGGAATCCTGCACCGCGCTGGTCGAACACGCGGACGGGCGGTTCGAACTGGTGGACTGGGTGCAGGAGAATCGCCTGTCCTACGCGCGCGCACCCAAGCGCGCGGCCGCGCCCGTGCCGGTGTCCTGA
- a CDS encoding glycosyltransferase family 4 protein: MDDAPVAMDSIGTRVSPLRILIVSDAWFPQVNGVVRTMSIVVDHLRAGGDTVEVIGPDRFLNIPMPGYAEIRLAIAPGRRLRKLVDAFAPDVVHIATEGPLGWAMRALCVKRGWPFTTAFHTRFPDYLHARTRVPVAWSWAVMRRFHNAGAGTFAATRSLREELVARDFTKVRAWTRGVDLARFRPEPRDAWEGLARPVFLYAGRMAVEKGIEAFLSLDLPGTKVVVGDGPARAGLMARFPDVHFTGYRDNGALARSYAGADVFVFPSRTDTFGLVLLEALASGTPVAAFPVTGPMDVVADPRVGALDKDLRAACLRALTADRAACRAHAEAWSWDACAAQFRSALVPLVPSVAS; encoded by the coding sequence ATGGATGATGCGCCTGTCGCGATGGACAGCATCGGCACGCGCGTGTCGCCGCTGCGCATCCTGATCGTCTCGGATGCCTGGTTCCCGCAGGTGAATGGCGTGGTGCGCACCATGTCGATCGTGGTGGACCACCTGCGCGCCGGTGGCGACACGGTGGAGGTGATCGGTCCCGACCGCTTCCTGAACATCCCGATGCCTGGCTATGCCGAGATCAGGCTGGCGATCGCGCCGGGGCGCCGGCTCCGCAAGCTGGTCGATGCCTTCGCGCCCGACGTGGTGCACATCGCGACGGAAGGGCCGCTGGGCTGGGCGATGCGCGCGTTGTGCGTGAAGCGCGGCTGGCCCTTCACCACCGCCTTCCATACGCGCTTCCCGGACTACCTGCATGCGCGCACGCGCGTGCCGGTTGCGTGGTCCTGGGCGGTGATGCGGCGCTTCCATAATGCGGGCGCGGGGACCTTCGCGGCAACGCGGTCACTGCGGGAGGAGCTCGTTGCGCGGGACTTCACCAAGGTGCGGGCCTGGACGCGCGGGGTGGACTTGGCGCGGTTCCGACCCGAGCCGCGCGATGCGTGGGAGGGGCTGGCCCGGCCCGTGTTCCTCTATGCCGGGCGGATGGCGGTGGAGAAAGGGATCGAGGCCTTCCTGTCGCTCGACCTGCCGGGCACGAAAGTCGTGGTGGGGGATGGGCCGGCGCGCGCGGGGCTGATGGCGCGGTTCCCGGACGTGCACTTCACCGGCTATCGCGACAACGGCGCGTTGGCGCGGTCCTATGCCGGGGCCGATGTGTTCGTGTTCCCGTCGCGCACCGACACATTCGGGCTGGTGCTGCTGGAGGCCTTGGCGTCGGGCACGCCGGTCGCGGCATTTCCGGTGACGGGGCCGATGGACGTGGTGGCCGACCCGCGCGTCGGTGCGCTGGACAAGGACCTGCGCGCGGCCTGCCTGCGCGCGCTGACGGCAGACCGCGCCGCCTGCCGCGCGCATGCCGAAGCCTGGTCGTGGGATGCCTGCGCCGCCCAGTTCCGTTCGGCGCTGGTGCCGCTTGTGCCGTCAGTCGCCAGCTGA
- the trxA gene encoding thioredoxin TrxA, protein MGDMTKPVSDDTFKQDVLEASGPVLVDFWAEWCGPCRMVAPMLDEIAAEYAGKLTIAKVNIDDNPMTPNEYAVRGIPTLILFKDGKPVETKVGAMPKGALKAWISGAIGE, encoded by the coding sequence ATGGGTGACATGACCAAGCCCGTCTCCGACGACACCTTCAAGCAGGACGTCCTGGAGGCCTCGGGCCCGGTGCTGGTGGATTTCTGGGCCGAATGGTGCGGGCCCTGCCGCATGGTGGCCCCCATGCTCGACGAGATCGCGGCCGAATATGCCGGCAAGTTGACCATCGCGAAGGTCAACATCGACGACAACCCGATGACGCCGAACGAATACGCGGTGCGCGGGATACCGACCCTGATCCTGTTCAAGGACGGCAAGCCGGTCGAGACCAAGGTCGGCGCCATGCCGAAGGGCGCGCTGAAGGCTTGGATCTCGGGGGCGATCGGGGAGTAA